The stretch of DNA TGGGCTGTCGCACTGCCCTTCCTCCAAGATGAGGCTTCACGCGGGCCTCCGGACAGACATCCTCAGAGCCTGTCACCTACTAATGTGGCTGAACCGAAATTTGAACCGAGCCGTGTATCCTTTGAATTGGGTTTCTTCTGTGTGTCTCATTCCTGACTGAAGACCTCTGGGGACTCGTATTAGAAGGATGAAGTGACATTTGCTGGGTGGGCAAGactgaaggggaaagagagaacttCAGCTTATTTCTCTATCCATTTCTGAATAACTGGGATCTTACAAGGTTGGTGATtaacattttgaaacattttttttaaagcttatgtcATGTTGATCCCTCTCTCTGTGTTACCTCAATAGATCTGAAGCCAATGACTTAGCCTTACGCTTGGCTCGGCAGTTCAGAGGCCATCAAGATGTGATCACTCTTGACCAGTAAGTATTGGATGCAAGACTTCTAAGTAAGAAGGTCTCTCACGCACAAATCGTATTGATCCTGTCCATACTAAATACCACAAGCGCATATGGAGGAAGGTGGCTATATGGcacaataatttttattctgtattaaGGTATCAAGGCGAGCTTAGGCCTGGAGAATACCTAATTCCATCTAAGTTCTTGCAAACCAGGGAGGATTTCTTAGATGCTGTGGTCATGGCCTCATGGGCTTTGCCTGAATCAGGGCTTGCTCTTCACACATTAACTGTTTGTTGAGCCACTGAATCAGTcaatctttctcaaaacaaaaatataggggtgcgtgggtggctcagtcggttgggcctccaacttcggctcaggtcagatctcatgtttgtgggttcgagccccgcgtcaggctctgtgctgacagctagctcagagcctggagcctgtttctggttctgtgtctccttctctctctgcccctccccctctcatgctctgtctctctctgtatcaaaaataaataaaacattaaaaatatatatatatataactaatttCTTAAAACTCTATACATTCTCATCATTAGTGTGATTATCCACTGCAATTAATTTAAGTGATAACAATTTAgagcacatttaaaaaagttttttaatgtttatttatttttgagggaaagaaagcacaagtggggaggggcagagagagagggagacacagaatccaagctctaagctgttagcccagagcctgacactgggcttgaactcacacaccatgagatcatgagctgagccgaagtccaatgcttaactggctgaaccacccagacaccccaacaatTTAgagcaaatttaaagaaaataagaaatcaagtAAAAGATAGTACTTTCTCATTCGTTTGTGACTATCAACAGTCCTTATTTAATCTCATCTCCTAAAcatgaatttttacattttaaataaaactgacaaCTGCCAttctttattaagattttttcttttaatttttttttctacctctcCGCTAATGTCAGACACAGAAGCTTAAGTTAACTTCTACCTCATTTCTTATCTTTATATAGgcttctcttattttttgtgCTGGGTGacaaattcattttctattgatgctataacaaattaccacacatttTGTGGTTAAAGCAGCaataatttattctctcacagacAGAATAGGTCAGAAACTTAAAATGGGTCTCACTGgcccaaaatcaaggtgtcaacaggacCAAGGTGTCAGCTCCTTCTGAGCACAAGTGAGTTTGAGTATCTCtttgtatacatacatgcatttgtgatttttcttctgagaattacctgttcatgttctttgcccatttttctgttggGGTTCCCATCCTTTTCTTGATGTTTGTGTTTGCTTGTATAGTCTGCGTCAAAAGATCTCAACCTTGACTGTGTCTTAAAATTACCTCAGAAATTTCTTTATATGCCAgtgcctgggccccaccccagaccaattaaagaaaatcagaagtaCATTTCAGGaaacattatgtatttttaacttttccaagTGCTTCTGCTGTGCAGGCAGAATTAAGAACCACCATTGTGAGAGATAATCTCTTTTAGtttgaaacatttcaaatatcCTTTCCCATCCTTTCATCTGTCTTTTAGCTTTGTCCATGATACCCTTCAACAGAaatctttaattttcataaagtcaaatagataaaattttcaTTGTATGGTTTGTGTTTTCTAAGTTTTGTTAATATCTCTCCCTATACACCCACTGACCCCCAGATCATCAAGAtcttcttcttcatttccttctgctgCCTCATATGGAGTCCACCTGGTATCCACTGTGTTACACTGATACTTGGATGTGTCTCTGagctccccttctcccccagtcTTCTCATTGTTCTTATTCTGCATACTAACTTTATTACTATGGCTTTGTAGCATGTTTTAGTCTATGCTAAGGGAAGTCCCCCCTCTTTGTTTTATCTGTTcctgggctttttaaaatttcttttccagaTCTCCCAGTTATGCCTCtaggcaagaaacagaaaagggaatATTACAGCCCCTgtattttaaatgagagaaagcaATCTCATAGCCACTTACCACCTCTCACTGAGAGATCTCATGCTCTTACTGACTTGTATTTGCCCGGACTATGCAGGCCCACATCCCATAGAAGCCATTCCAAACAAAACACAGCCCACTTTGTGATGTaaagttgttttttcttaatttactagAATGTAACTgtcaaatacatttaaagaatacACTCTTACAAGTTTTTCATGAAGctatagaaaataatttgttacaTATAGACAACCTAATTTAGCATATCTAATATCATCCTAAGAAATTAAGGGTTTTTTCCTGTTGGAAAAAAATGGtctggggcgcttgggtgtctcaatcagttgagcatctgacttcagctcaggtcatgatctcacagtccatgagttcaagccccacatcgggctctgtgctgacagctcagagcctggaacctactttggattctgcgtctccctctctgtctctgtccccacccccgccacccccagccccactcattctctctctctctctctctctctctctctctcaaaaataaattttaaaaaatggtctatGAGGATACATCCTTGGTTTCCTATATGTTTTATTACATGAATAAGGAGAACTGGACAAATTAAATGGCCAGTCTTGCCATGAAAAGTTAGATCCTGTAGAATTAAATCTAGCCTTAAGGTTTAGATTCTCCCTGGATGGTTTGCGATACTCTTTTTCATATACTACAAAAACATCCTTCTCTAAGTGATTTTGgttactgttctttttcttttcagtgcttaCCATGGTCACCTATCATCTTTAATTGAGATCAGTCCATATAAATTCCAAAAGGGCAAAGATGTCAAGAAAGAATTTGTGCATGTGGTAAGTGTCTTAGAATCCAAGAATCAGAAACTTAGAACTGGAAGAATGCCTAATGATAATCCGGTCTGCTCCTTTCATCAAAAtgaaactatgaaaaagaaaccaagatttAAAGCAGTTTTGTGACTTACTAAAGTTAAAAAGCCAGTTAATGACAGGATGTGGTTTAAAATTCATTGATGAGTGTCACAATGTGCAAATTAGTATAGTGTTAGTGAAAGCTAGTATTCAcagttgtcattttatttttcttgccttttatctTCAATTACTTTTTCTGTCACTGATGCCATTTTGAAATTTGGAACTGAATCTACTGTGTATGAATGTCTTAAATTGCTCTATGCTAAATTATTATCTAgagttaagtaaaataaataagaaagacaataaagaaattaatcaaATTGTTGAAACATTAAAACTCATttggtttaggggtgcctgggtggctcagttgtttgagtatctgactcttgatttcaactcaggtcatgatcccagggtcctgggattgaacCTCGCATCAGGTTGggtgtgcttaagattctctttcttggggtgcttgggtgactcagtcagttaaatgtctgactttggcttaaggtcatgatttcatagtttgtgaatctgagccctgagttgggctctgtgctaactgctcagagcctgaatggagcttgcttcagattctgtgtatctctctctctctgcctcttccttgctcccactgagtctctctgtctctctcaaaagtaaataaacattaggggcacctgggtggctcagttggttaagcgtctgagtcttgatctcagttcaggtcatgatttcacaatttgtgaattcaagccccacatacggctccttctgtgctgacagctcaaagcctgtttgggattctctctctccccttctctctacccctccccaacttgctcatGCTCATTCACAAgtgcacgctctctttctctcaaaataagtaaataaacaaaacaaaaaaaaatcaaaacccattttaaaataaatgaataagtaaataaacaatcattaccaaaaaagattctctctgtcAATGGGATGcttagttggctcagttggttgagcattcaactcttgattttggctcaggttaagatctcacagtccgtgggacTGAACCCTGAGTTAGGCTCCACACACGGAGCGtgacacctgcttgggattctcctcctctctctccctcgctctctctctcaaaataaataaactttaaagattctctttctctcccttgcactccccctttctcttgttttctaaaataaaaatgaaaatagaataaattaatatgttttaattaagGATCAGTAGCCTTTCTTCAGAGAATCATCAattccttctttcaaaatattaagatCTGGCATCAGTGCTAAGGCACTGTAGTTTTCAGAATGATTACATTTTGCTATATAGTTGgtaagatttgttttcttttcaatatagaACAGttcatataaattttcaaataggATAACCACACGTGTTGATTTGAATTTCCTCTTTATTCGAATAGGGATACAGTCTTTACTTATAAGGTTCTAGGAGCACATCCAAGTATCCAAATTCACAGTGCAAAGATTTCAGTCCTCAGAGAattcagaaatgttaaagaaaaagaaataaaagaacctaGAGTCACTTAAATCCACATGGTCACCTTTCTAATATGCTCTTGTTGGgaagtgcctttttttttaagttttatttatttattttgagagaaagagaactcacACACTGTAcgcacaggggaggagcaaagagagagggagagagaatcccaagcaggttccgcaccaccagcacagagcctggcttggggTTCagacacatgaaccgtgagatcatgatctgagctgaaatcaggagtcggatgcttaactgactgagccacccagacaccgtgaaatgccttttttttaaagctcatttgcCCAAGAGGTAAATCTTGAGGAATTCTACCATTCGGTTGTTTTCAGGCGCCAACTCCAGATACTTAcagaggaaaatacagagaagaTCATGCAGACCCAGCTGGCGCATATGCAGATGAAGTGAAGAAAATTATTGAAGAAGCTCATAACAGTGGAAGGAAGGTTTGTGTTTGCAGCTTTGAAAATGATCTTAACATCGTTTTATAACATGTATTGAAATCATTGCAAAACATTGGAAAGGTGGAAAAGGTTTAGATCTCAATGccctttctgttcttctctgcttACATTTCACTTGgttcatagttttaaaagttcactATTCTAATCATGCCtctaacattatttttatttattctggaaatGCAATCACTAAGGCCATTCCAAAACTGGTGGCTTAATTCTCACCTTCCCAGTGGGATGCAGACTGTTGTCCaaaggggtaggggagaggatTAGGAAAGACTCTTCCACCGgatggaggggcggggagaggcacAGTGGCCCTGGAGGCTCAGAACCGGCGCGGGCTCCCAGGCCCTGGACGCTTCCCTTGAACTGGCTCGGCTTTCCTGAAGCTGCGGAGCCGGCAGTAGCCAAGGCAGAAGCCACGTTTCTCTAATCTGAACCTGGACTTCTAAGACAGCACCAGAATCGTCCAGAGTAAGAAAAAGAGTTTCCCGGCCCATTTGGGGGTCACTTAAGTGCTTTgcctttaatgtttactttttacagagagagagcaagcaggtgtggaggagagaggctcagaatccaaagcaggctccaggcttgctgtcagcacagagcctgattcgaggcttcaactcacaaaccacaagatcatgacctgagctgaagtcagacaagtaacctactgggccacccaggcgccctgacatgTGCTTTGCCTTTAAACTGCCTTATGGCATCAACatggcaatagaaaaaaaaaatcttaattgaGATGAAAAGGAAGCCATTGCTTTTTccaatttaaacattttagtgCTTGGAGAGTCATTTGCATGTCTTGACTGTTTTCTTTCCACCCCGTTCATTTCCCATATCTGCAGATGCGGTAACTGTGCAGCCAGCCTTCGGGGTCTGCCTGTCTGGGGGCCTTCCTgtgctttcctttctgtttgttttgttttgttttctggcttttcttATCCGAATGTCAGCCATTCTCCCTTACACAACGGTAACTGCCTCCAGGGAAATGTTTACATTATGAAGATTATGTGGTCTTTTTGTTGCTGCAAAGGTCCGATAGCTTTCGGAGCACATTAACATTTGGCAGTTGTGGAATTGACGCTGTCCTGTTAAAATGCTGAAAGCAACAAGCAAATAGAAGATGGAtgcttccagggcacctgggtggctcagtgggttaagcatcaggctttagctcaggtcatgatctcacagttcatgggttcaagccccatgtcgagctctgtgctgacagcctggagcctgcttcagattctgtatctccctctctctctctctgaccctcccctgctcatgctgtctctctttgtctctgaaaaataaattaaaaaacattaaaaaagaaaaatggatgctTCAGAATATTAGATGTGCTTACAAAGTCAGGGAATTTTAGAGAAGCAGTCTCTTAAGTCCAGTGGCTTCATGTTATATTATAGCTAATAGATAAAATATTCCAAAGTGAAAGACTTAAGCCAAGGTAACGCAGTTGTTAAGATGTTGTCTGGTTCTCTCAGCTTCATACCTCATGCTATTTCTATGCTTTCTCCTCTTGATTCAGTGTTATCTAttttctgcacacacacacccctccactTTTCTTCCCCTCTGGAGCATTTTGTCTGCAGTTCCTTTTGTGAACTGCCTCATTCCGTTGAGTTAAGCCTGGTTCAGGGTTAGAACTACAAGTAAGGCACAGTAACTAAAGCGTGTGGCCACAAGCCACTCTCCCCTTTCCTTAGAGCAAATTCCAGGTGCAAGCAATTCTCCTCCACCCAACTGAGCAAACAGGTGCCACAGGAGTGGGTTTAGAACCTGGGTAATTTTTTAGGAGTTCATATCAAAGACTGATCAAAACATCATTCTCGTTCAGCCAGTCCTAATAAAAACACGGCATTTAAATTAAGACTGGAGAAATGGAGGTTGCTCTCTCCTCTGGTTCTCATGGTAGTTTCACTGGTACTGtggaattttctaaaattgagGCTTCAGATCAGTTGCTTTTCCAGCACGGACATCTTTTCTCAGTCATCAAATGGCCTATCTGACACCTGCCACAGGCGTATTCCCACCCAAAATAACCTGCTGTATAAGAAGTCCTCGTTTTTTAAGGGGTTCAAGGGGGACCTAATGGACTTTGACCCCATCTTCTCTTGTGTAGATTGCTGCCTTTATTGCTGAATCCATGCAGAGTTGTGGCGGACAAATAATTCCTCCAGCAGGCTACTTCCAGAAAGTGGCAGAGTATGTACTTGGCTTGGGCATCCTTGGTCAGACTGAAGGCTCTGAGACACTTCTACGAGGCCATACTGGTTAAAATATTGAAGTACTTCCAGACTAGCTGGTAAAGAGCCACTTAGCATGCCTGCCACGCCAGGACTCCCCAGAACCCCTCCACCTTCCCAAGTCCCGGCTCATAACGGGTTTACAAGTGGTCCAGCAGGGGGGCCTCCAGGGCCCTGCTCCGTTCCCCAGCCCGACATCCTCTCTGGCTGGTGCCCATGCTCACCGATTAGTAAAACTTGAAGATTAACCCTGCTAGATATTCCTTCTTGttcacttctttctcttcccacttaAAATACCACAGTAGAGCTTACTTTAAGCAGCACAAACCTACATAATATAGAATATGTCTAATCTGGAAATTATGTGATTATTTGCAAAGTCAGTGACATCACGTAGATGCTTTGGGGATTTGAGCGCTGAAATGTTTTTGACAATGATTACAAACATCAGGTTAACAACATTCTTTCATGTCCTTTATAATCTGAATCTTTGTGGGTGGGTTTGGGGACCCTCTGTGACCCAAAGGCATTagatttcctttttgcttttcagaTATGTACACAGAGCAGGAGGTGTGTTTGTAGCTGATGAGGTTCAGGTGGGCTTTGGCCGAGTTGGGAAGCATTTCTGGAGCTTCCAAATGCACGGTGAGGACTTTGTTCCAGACATTGTCACGATGGGGAAACCAATGGGCAATGGCCACCCGATGGCATGCGTTGTGACAACCAGAGAAATCGCAGAAGCCTTCAGCAGTTCTGGGATGGAATACTTCAATACGGTAAATTTTGGCCTCCCGGTTTATgccaagagggaaaaataatGCGTGTTCTTACACTTCTTGCCAATGTAGTAAAGAATACAGTTCAGTGTTGCCAGCCAACCACCCCAGGACCTTAGCCAAACTTTGATCTAACCATAGTTCATTCTATCTGGCATAATCCTCCTTGTATTTTTCCTTGTGTGTCTTCCCCCTTCCTAAAATGATTAATTGTTCCCATGATAAATGGTTGCCTGACTAAACTCTACAGGTTATGTTtcattcacagatgatatgattgtcTTTATTTTGTGCCACATTTAAATTCCCCAAACATTTCTAAAGTAAAGTTTAGATgatacagtactataaatgttatATGGCTGTCAGAGGAGATACTAAATTTTCTAACTTtggagaattttatttccttggttttaCCCCCAAAAGGCATGAACTTTAAGCTTGGAAAAATTATTATAGTTTGTGTAATATATGTATTAGGACCTGTGACAACTAAATGTAAGATTCAAATCCAGgacataaattatttggagagAAGGTCATTGCTTAGCTGTTTTCACACAACTGTTCAGGGTCAGGAGCCCGTACCCCGCTCGCTGAACCAAACTCTCAAGTTCTTAGTTCCCAGCACAGTATCTCATTTTTGTTTGGAAGGACTAATACATCTCATGATAGTCCTTCCATGCGGCACGAATATAATTTGCAGTGAATTTTCACTCGGTCGTAAATAAATAGAATCACGCTATATTCTAAATCTAAAAAGTTTACATTGCAAGAGAAAAACTTATTGAAATTATATCTTTACCTGCTTATGTATGAGCCAAACTTCTCATAGGTGAAGCAATATCACTAATTCAactattatgttttgttttaccttttttctgcAGTATGGAGGGAATCCAGTATCTTCTGCTATCGGTTTGGCTGTCCTGAATATAATTGAAAATGAAGACCTTCAAGGAAATGCCACTAGAGTGGGGGATTATCTTACTGAATTACTCAATAAGCAGAAGGCTAAACACACTTTGATAGGAGATATCAGGTGTGCTTGTCATGGGATTGTCATACAGTTACTCacttttccaaatgaaaatagcTTATCCtatacattgaaaataaattacaaaaaattaaatctagaaACCACtgaaaaacatagaaaacaaaatttgttcCTAATCCAGAACCCTAATACACCACTGTTAACTTTTGTGTATATATCTTTCTTgacttttatacttaaaaataataataataaatgaaaccaaTATAATTTCAGCCTGTAAAAGATGAGAAGAAGGAACTTAAAGTAACTCTAACtaatttatcaaaaattattgaaaatgacatcctggaggggcacctgggaggctcagtaggttagtcatccaactgcagctcaggtcatggtcttgaggttcgtggatttgagccccacattgggctctctgctgccagcatggaacctgcttcagatcctctctgctgcccccctctctccgcacctcccccactcattctctctctctctctcaaacaaatattttaaaaaaataaataaacaaataaaatgacatcCTTGAAAACGTGATACTTTTCatagaaacattaaatatttgtcaTCATTAATGTCCTGAGAAGCTAAATAGTATGAGAAAgttgtttttaagactttttcttttataattaagtaaagaaaaaaactggatgaTAAAAACAACTTGGTTCAAAAACTAGCAAGACCTGTGACACTGGGTTGATATCTTGGATTAGTTAGAATCACTAACAATTACCCCTACAGGGAATCTCTCCAGCTTTGAATTAAAATGAGGTTTGGGGACAATGTTAATCTTTTGTGACAATGCAGTGTCTGATAGAGCATCTGTCAAATCTTCTTATTTTACCTTCCTCAGGGGCATCGGCCTGTTCATTGGAATTGACCTGGTGAAGGACCATCAGAAAAGGACCCCAGCCACAGATGAGGCTCAGCATATCATCTACAAGTAAATGTACCCCTCTGACCTGACTGGTGTCCTGGCTTGAAAGacgtccctctccccaactcaaaaCCTTCTTTTACTTCCTCCCACCTCTCCAAATAAAGGAAGGGTGAGACACGTGCATTAGAATATTGAACTGCTCTGTGttcacatcattctttttttctttttttagagagggagggagcccttttgcaagtggggaggggaagagaaagagagagacagagagtcccaagcaggttctgtgctctcagtgtggagcccaacatgggactggatctcacgaccctaagatcatgatcagagctgaaatcaagagtcgacgcttaactgactgagccaccaagatgcccctacATCATTCTTAAATCATCTTAGTTACTGTTTGTGTGCACTCACACATGTTTCCTCTACTAATTAGGATGAAAGAAAAGCGAGTGCTTCTCAGTGCCGATGGACCTCATAGAAACGTgcttaaaataaaaccacctATGTGCTTCACTGAAGAAGATGCCAAGTTTATGGTGGACCAACTCGATGAGATTCTAACAGGTCTGTTCACAGGTGTTTAAGATGCCACCCTGTCCCACACCTGGTCATACATGACTGTGCATGTTGTTCTTCATGACAGAGTGAAGGTGGTTGGAAATGAACATGTGACTTtgtatatagaaatagaaaaagagagcTGAAAATAATAACTATGTAGActcttagttaaaaaaatattttctgttttcactccCATAACTACAGATCtaggtttttaaggtttttaaggAACTGACCCAGttgtatttttattggttttcacttttttaaagtttattttatttatttttgagagagagagagggtggaggaggggcagagagcaagggggagagagaatcttaagccccaaccagggctctatcccacgaactatgagatcatgacctaagctgaaatcaagagttggacgcttaactgactgagccacgaaaGCACCCttatctgtttttgctttttaaaacactgcATGTCTATATTGTACAATGCATCACAGATGCCGGAATGTATAGTATTTCAGCATCCTACCATGATGTCATGAGAAAcgttattaataaaaattacaggTTACAGGCTAACAGTTATTTGCTACATATGCTGAACTGCTTGATTCGTGCATTTCACTTATGACATTTACcttctgagggtttttttgtttgccaTTCAGAATTATCCCTGTCACAgggatttcatttttgtttacctATATGATATAATTAGGtaggttaatttgtttttctgttatgaGCATAAACTGAGATTGAAAGTAAATTAGGAATATAAGAACCATGTTGAAAAACATAGCATACTATCAAATGTTAAGACATATTTGGTCTTGctcagttatatttttaagattcaacttctctgctcccttctcaGACTTTTGGAGTTAGGGTAAGGCTGATAAGCCAGGATTCAATATAGCATACAACATAGATGATGATTGATCTTGGAAAACTGGAGAATCAGCCCAAGTTATTTGTAATGTAATCATTGTCTGTGGACCAAGGGTATGCTCACCCCCACACGTGGCACGTTCCTCACACACTGGTCCTTTTGAAGGGCCGGGTGGAAGAAAGAGTGTAGGTTAGGCAAATCTGTCACCATTGCTTCAAAGTCATCTCGGAGCTTGAGCATTCATAACAGTGGGCCAAAGAATTTCCCTTGAATAAAGTGAACGAGGCATACCTATCAAGTTCAGTGCCACTTGTAAATGATGATGGTGGAACACTGCAATAAAAGTTGAAAAGCAGCAATTCTAATAGTGACATGCTTTAAACACATTACATCTACTTCTTGATTCTTCATGAGGGTACTTCTATAcataccaaaaatttttaaagttttttaatgtttatttatttttgagtggggtgggggagagtcagtgggggaggagaagagggagaaggagacacagaatc from Suricata suricatta isolate VVHF042 chromosome 1, meerkat_22Aug2017_6uvM2_HiC, whole genome shotgun sequence encodes:
- the ETNPPL gene encoding ethanolamine-phosphate phospho-lyase; amino-acid sequence: MCELYSKRDTLALRRKHIGPSCKVFFAADPIKIVRAQQQYMFDERGEQYLDCINNVAHVGHCHPEVVKAALKQMELLNTNSRFLHDNMVEYARRLSATLPDRLSVCYFTNSGSEANDLALRLARQFRGHQDVITLDHAYHGHLSSLIEISPYKFQKGKDVKKEFVHVAPTPDTYRGKYREDHADPAGAYADEVKKIIEEAHNSGRKIAAFIAESMQSCGGQIIPPAGYFQKVAEYVHRAGGVFVADEVQVGFGRVGKHFWSFQMHGEDFVPDIVTMGKPMGNGHPMACVVTTREIAEAFSSSGMEYFNTYGGNPVSSAIGLAVLNIIENEDLQGNATRVGDYLTELLNKQKAKHTLIGDIRGIGLFIGIDLVKDHQKRTPATDEAQHIIYKMKEKRVLLSADGPHRNVLKIKPPMCFTEEDAKFMVDQLDEILTVVEEAIGAKSESVASDNTPCRTKMPSEAHAEMLSEGTSDPRENPSRKRNGLCTDKHSLLSKRLKT